A portion of the Paenibacillus sp. PvR098 genome contains these proteins:
- a CDS encoding aldehyde dehydrogenase family protein gives MRYLNYINGQWKEPVSGEYKLNLSPHNQEVLGEFPSSAEEDVQEAAAAAKKAFSSWKKLSFQQRASFLMKAAAILKEKVEEVGRDLTLEEGKTLEEGMGETRRAISILEYYAAEARQPIGEVFPSANAETFLYTTRVPVGPIGLITPWNFPIAIPVWKMAPALIYGNTVVIKPADITPKCVYHIISALDEAGLPAGVVNCVFGRGSVIGTELVQNPDIKAISFTGSNQVGQQIQGQATASGKKVQLEMGGKNPLIVLADADLEKAVDIAISGAFKSTGQKCTATSRVIVEVGIYEAFRDRLVERTKQLKVGNPLGGGVFMGPAVSKTQLDGVIDMIEAGKAEATLLCGGERPTDESLADGFYVMPTVFENVSRDARIAREEIFGPVIALLKVKNYDEAIEIANDTEFGLSAAVCTNNLTLAERFIDDIEAGIVHVNSETAGAEPQVPFGGCKNSSTGSREQGKTAIEFYTQVKTVYKDRI, from the coding sequence ATGCGTTATTTAAACTACATTAACGGGCAATGGAAAGAACCGGTTTCAGGGGAGTACAAATTAAATTTGAGTCCGCATAATCAAGAGGTTTTGGGAGAATTTCCATCAAGTGCGGAAGAAGATGTTCAGGAAGCGGCGGCAGCGGCAAAGAAGGCCTTTTCTTCATGGAAGAAGCTTTCGTTTCAACAGCGAGCGTCATTTTTGATGAAAGCAGCAGCCATCTTGAAAGAGAAAGTCGAAGAAGTCGGTCGGGATTTAACGTTAGAAGAAGGAAAAACACTGGAAGAGGGTATGGGTGAGACACGGCGCGCCATTAGTATTCTTGAATATTATGCGGCGGAAGCCCGGCAGCCGATTGGTGAAGTGTTTCCTTCCGCCAATGCGGAGACATTCTTGTATACCACGCGTGTACCAGTTGGTCCTATTGGACTAATAACCCCATGGAATTTTCCGATTGCGATTCCGGTGTGGAAGATGGCCCCTGCGCTTATTTATGGAAATACGGTCGTGATTAAGCCGGCCGACATTACGCCAAAATGCGTGTACCATATCATAAGTGCTTTGGATGAAGCGGGACTGCCGGCAGGCGTCGTCAATTGTGTATTTGGCAGAGGTTCTGTCATAGGTACGGAATTGGTTCAGAATCCAGACATTAAAGCGATTTCCTTTACCGGTTCCAATCAAGTGGGTCAGCAGATTCAGGGTCAGGCAACGGCTTCAGGCAAGAAAGTGCAATTGGAGATGGGAGGCAAAAATCCGCTTATTGTGCTGGCCGATGCGGACTTGGAGAAAGCAGTGGATATCGCGATCAGCGGTGCATTTAAATCCACCGGGCAAAAATGTACGGCAACGAGCCGGGTCATTGTGGAGGTAGGGATTTATGAAGCCTTTCGCGACCGGCTAGTCGAACGTACAAAGCAGCTGAAAGTGGGTAATCCGTTGGGGGGAGGCGTCTTCATGGGGCCTGCTGTATCCAAAACACAGCTCGATGGCGTGATCGACATGATCGAAGCGGGGAAAGCGGAAGCAACATTGCTATGTGGAGGAGAACGGCCGACGGATGAGTCGCTTGCAGACGGCTTTTATGTGATGCCGACCGTATTCGAGAATGTGTCACGTGATGCGCGAATTGCACGCGAAGAAATATTCGGGCCCGTCATAGCGCTCCTTAAGGTAAAGAATTACGATGAAGCGATAGAAATCGCTAATGATACGGAATTTGGCCTAAGTGCGGCCGTTTGTACGAACAACTTGACGCTGGCGGAGCGATTTATTGATGACATCGAAGCGGGTATCGTGCACGTCAATTCGGAAACGGCGGGCGCGGAGCCGCAGGTCCCGTTCGGCGGCTGCAAGAATTCAAGTACAGGCTCCCGAGAACAGGGCAAGACGGCTATCGAATTCTATACGCAGGTGAAGACCGTGTATAAGGACCGGATCTAA